One region of Candidatus Brocadiaceae bacterium genomic DNA includes:
- the hypE gene encoding hydrogenase expression/formation protein HypE produces the protein MSDDHIRLGHGSGGILTRRLIEGTLLNHFRSPVLQALPDSAWLEVGGACLAFTTDSFVVDPIVFPGGDIGSLAVFGTVNDLAVAGAAPRYISCALILEAGLPTAELDAVLASMARAAEEAGVEVVTGDTKVVPRGKADRIFINTAGIGTPMDGCTPPGGPAHEGDVVIVSGPVGDHGAAVLSRREGMAMETTILSDCAPLTRAAAAVLRTARRVPFLRDLTRGGLATVLNEATGPGRPGLLIHEERTPVHEQVRAICEVLGLDPLYMACEGRLGAVVDAESVPAVLAALRAVPGAEGAAAVGEVTARYEGTVALQTALGTRRLLQMLSGEQLPRIC, from the coding sequence ATGAGCGACGACCACATCCGGCTGGGCCACGGCAGCGGCGGCATCCTGACGCGCCGCCTCATCGAGGGCACGCTGCTGAACCACTTCCGCTCCCCCGTCCTGCAGGCCCTGCCCGACAGCGCGTGGCTTGAGGTCGGCGGCGCGTGCCTGGCCTTCACCACCGACAGCTTCGTCGTGGACCCCATCGTCTTCCCGGGCGGCGACATCGGCTCGCTGGCCGTCTTCGGCACCGTCAACGACCTGGCCGTGGCCGGCGCGGCCCCGCGATACATCTCGTGCGCGCTGATCCTGGAGGCGGGCCTCCCGACGGCCGAGCTGGACGCCGTCCTGGCCTCCATGGCCCGGGCGGCCGAGGAGGCCGGCGTGGAGGTCGTCACGGGCGACACAAAGGTCGTCCCGCGCGGCAAGGCCGATCGGATCTTCATCAACACGGCAGGCATCGGCACCCCGATGGACGGCTGCACGCCCCCGGGCGGGCCGGCGCACGAGGGCGACGTCGTCATCGTCTCCGGGCCGGTCGGCGACCACGGGGCCGCCGTCCTGTCACGCCGCGAGGGCATGGCCATGGAGACGACGATCCTGAGCGACTGCGCCCCGCTCACCCGCGCGGCCGCCGCCGTGCTGCGCACCGCGCGGCGCGTGCCGTTCCTGCGGGACCTCACGCGCGGCGGCCTGGCCACCGTGCTGAACGAGGCGACCGGCCCCGGCCGGCCCGGCCTGCTCATCCACGAGGAGCGCACGCCCGTGCACGAGCAGGTGCGCGCCATCTGCGAGGTACTGGGACTGGACCCCCTCTACATGGCCTGCGAGGGGCGCCTGGGCGCCGTCGTGGACGCCGAGAGCGTGCCCGCCGTGCTCGCGGCGCTGCGCGCGGTGCCGGGGGCCGAGGGCGCCGCGGCGGTCGGCGAGGTCACCGCACGTTACGAGGGCACGGTGGCCCTCCAGACAGCGCTGGGCACGCGCCGCCTGCTGCAGATGCTCAGCGGCGAACAGCTCCCGCGAATCTGCTGA